A genomic segment from Leptospira ryugenii encodes:
- a CDS encoding c-type cytochrome translates to MKLNKLTISLSTIALALFLVACGDKPKEAAPTETAAPAVAQDPEIAKGEEIFLQNCASCHGEKGAGDGAAAAALNPKPRNFKAPANEWKNGNTVAAITKTLNEGIKGSPMVAYKHLGNENIALLAKYVEYLGKN, encoded by the coding sequence ATGAAACTGAACAAACTCACGATTTCTTTATCCACGATTGCCCTTGCTCTATTCCTTGTTGCTTGTGGCGACAAACCAAAAGAAGCGGCTCCGACAGAAACTGCAGCTCCTGCTGTAGCACAAGATCCTGAAATTGCGAAAGGAGAAGAGATCTTTCTCCAAAACTGTGCATCCTGCCATGGCGAAAAAGGAGCTGGCGACGGAGCAGCGGCAGCAGCTTTGAATCCAAAACCTAGAAACTTTAAAGCCCCTGCAAACGAATGGAAGAATGGAAATACAGTTGCTGCTATTACCAAAACTCTCAATGAAGGGATCAAAGGCTCCCCTATGGTTGCCTACAAACACCTTGGGAATGAGAACATTGCTCTACTTGCAAAGTACGTTGAGTACTTAGGCAAAAATTAA
- a CDS encoding TPM domain-containing protein, giving the protein MRSFLCLSLLLFSFSNIHSVEIPPLTRQVTDEAGILSTEMVRQLELKLKQNESETSNQIAVLILSSLEGEIIEDLAVKVFESWKLGQDKKDNGVLLLIAIKDRKMRIEVGYGLEGVLTDQLASRIVKQEIRPRFKAGEMDEGVEAGVNAIIAATKGEYQPSEDDVVTSHKESRRDPLIFAFVFLGIGLSVPGIIGYIFLLLGVLPLKLALETLIPFPFWIVPFLLVLIILVVIKIMFRKSSGGSGFGGGFYDSGSSWSSGGDSWSSGGGDSWSGGGGDSGGGGASGDW; this is encoded by the coding sequence ATGCGTTCTTTTCTCTGTCTGAGTCTTTTGCTATTTTCATTTAGTAATATCCATTCCGTTGAGATCCCACCTTTGACACGTCAGGTGACTGACGAGGCAGGGATACTTTCCACTGAAATGGTTCGTCAACTCGAATTGAAGTTGAAACAAAACGAGTCCGAAACATCGAACCAAATCGCCGTGCTCATCCTCTCTTCTCTTGAAGGCGAGATCATTGAAGATCTAGCAGTAAAAGTCTTTGAATCTTGGAAATTGGGTCAAGATAAGAAAGACAATGGTGTCTTACTTCTCATAGCGATCAAAGATAGAAAGATGAGAATAGAGGTAGGCTATGGATTAGAAGGTGTCCTAACAGACCAGCTCGCTTCTCGTATTGTTAAACAAGAAATCCGACCTAGATTCAAAGCGGGTGAGATGGACGAAGGTGTCGAGGCGGGAGTGAATGCAATCATTGCTGCGACTAAGGGAGAGTACCAACCTAGCGAAGATGATGTCGTTACCAGCCACAAAGAGTCTCGCAGAGATCCATTGATCTTTGCCTTCGTGTTTCTGGGTATAGGCTTGTCTGTACCCGGGATTATAGGTTACATCTTTTTGCTCCTTGGTGTACTGCCCTTAAAATTGGCTTTAGAAACATTGATTCCTTTCCCTTTTTGGATCGTTCCATTTTTATTGGTTTTAATCATCTTGGTTGTGATAAAAATAATGTTTCGAAAGTCTTCTGGTGGTAGCGGGTTTGGTGGGGGCTTTTATGATAGTGGGTCATCTTGGTCAAGCGGTGGTGACTCCTGGTCCTCTGGAGGCGGTGATAGTTGGTCTGGAGGTGGTGGTGATTCAGGCGGGGGAGGAGCTTCTGGGGATTGGTAA
- a CDS encoding COX15/CtaA family protein: protein MKLTTYYFTLSGMILFNLMFGPLVRATDSGLACPDWPLCYGKFVPEWTFHIFMEVGHRYYSGAIGILVFWGLFRVYKSEGKGLLFRIAILSSVLLVSQVILGALTVTKLLHPTTVNLHLLNAILLLLTCGTIALLAKKDTAAWNWPPQAWQIFVLLLVGIFYQIFLGGKVSSNYAGLACPDFPTCYGEWIPPMEGNIVYQMEHRYFGYLLALLVFGTTSYAIFYLKAEKVKFYLKLASYLIVLQILLGAFNVIYHLPKLLTGIHTLNAVLTLLACYTATFYHFRKVS from the coding sequence ATGAAACTCACTACTTATTATTTTACATTGTCAGGGATGATTTTATTCAATTTGATGTTCGGACCTCTCGTCAGAGCAACTGACTCTGGCCTTGCCTGCCCCGATTGGCCTCTTTGCTACGGCAAGTTTGTGCCTGAATGGACCTTCCATATCTTTATGGAGGTGGGGCATCGCTACTACTCAGGAGCGATTGGCATACTTGTATTTTGGGGATTGTTTCGCGTATACAAATCCGAAGGAAAGGGTCTTCTCTTTCGCATTGCAATTTTGAGCTCTGTATTACTAGTTTCGCAAGTCATACTCGGAGCCTTGACCGTTACCAAACTCCTCCACCCCACAACAGTAAACCTTCACCTATTGAACGCCATCTTACTCTTATTAACCTGTGGAACCATAGCCTTATTGGCAAAGAAAGATACCGCTGCATGGAATTGGCCTCCGCAAGCCTGGCAGATCTTTGTACTTTTGTTAGTCGGCATTTTCTATCAAATCTTTTTAGGTGGAAAGGTGAGTTCAAATTACGCAGGCTTGGCTTGTCCAGATTTTCCAACGTGTTACGGTGAATGGATTCCTCCCATGGAAGGGAACATAGTCTATCAAATGGAACATAGATACTTTGGGTATCTACTCGCTCTTCTTGTATTTGGGACCACTAGCTATGCAATATTTTATCTGAAAGCAGAAAAGGTGAAATTTTACTTAAAGTTAGCAAGTTATCTCATTGTATTACAAATATTACTTGGAGCATTCAACGTTATCTATCACCTGCCAAAACTTCTGACAGGCATACATACCTTAAATGCTGTTCTCACATTGTTGGCTTGTTATACGGCGACATTTTATCATTTTAGGAAAGTGAGTTAA
- the cyoE gene encoding heme o synthase produces MFKIWNQLTKPRVTVLVLATVFPGLYLGSTEKPGLTITLWTLFGTYLMSSASFILNQYIEREKDSVMYRTKMRPIPSGVISPRLSLALGIFTMALAFLVLWYFVNLLTAFAAWSALLLYVFLYTIWLKPRTEQNIVIGGISGCIGPLIGYAASSNSLPMSAWMLFLMIFLWTPAHFWALAIFLKNDYEFAGIPMMPVVSGVDKTVKQIFFYTLAYSASVIGFYFIEPRMGALYLGFASILTVSILFFALKLLKSKEPTLAKQYFFFTIMHLFLVSCAIVVDARL; encoded by the coding sequence ATGTTTAAAATTTGGAATCAACTAACAAAACCAAGGGTTACTGTTTTGGTACTGGCAACAGTGTTCCCTGGTCTTTATCTTGGTTCCACTGAAAAACCAGGTCTTACGATAACCCTTTGGACTTTGTTTGGTACTTATTTAATGAGTTCAGCCTCTTTCATTCTCAACCAATACATTGAGAGAGAAAAAGATTCTGTGATGTACCGTACCAAAATGAGACCTATACCCTCTGGTGTGATTTCACCAAGGCTTTCTTTGGCTTTAGGAATATTCACTATGGCCCTCGCCTTTCTTGTCCTCTGGTACTTTGTAAATCTATTGACTGCTTTTGCTGCTTGGTCAGCACTTTTGTTGTATGTGTTTCTATATACCATCTGGTTAAAGCCAAGAACTGAACAAAACATTGTCATCGGTGGGATTTCAGGATGCATTGGCCCTCTGATTGGATATGCAGCAAGTTCCAATTCCTTACCGATGTCTGCTTGGATGCTTTTTTTGATGATCTTTCTTTGGACACCGGCACATTTCTGGGCTCTGGCAATCTTTCTGAAAAACGATTATGAATTTGCAGGTATTCCGATGATGCCCGTTGTTTCCGGCGTTGATAAAACAGTGAAACAAATCTTCTTCTACACTCTGGCTTATTCTGCTTCGGTGATTGGCTTTTATTTTATCGAACCACGTATGGGTGCCCTCTATTTGGGATTTGCCTCTATACTCACGGTTTCCATCCTTTTTTTCGCCTTAAAACTCTTAAAGAGCAAAGAGCCAACGCTTGCAAAACAGTATTTTTTCTTCACCATCATGCACCTCTTCCTCGTGAGTTGTGCGATCGTGGTCGATGCCAGACTGTAA
- the coxB gene encoding cytochrome c oxidase subunit II yields the protein MSLITSFPATTFMPIQATEIAKEVDLLYAFLLVSSLISFVILIGGMTWFLIKFKRTTDEQKSAYITHNNFAEFMWSFIPLIILLVIFYWGMVIFEKLRVPPTDVAAEIHVTAEQWAWTYKYANGKEFYSSGNDPLIVPAGKATKLVLTSKDVIHSFYVPAFRTKQDAVPGRYSQLWFQPTLPGEFIVFCTEYCGTKHSGMMIKIKALPAEEYAAWYHAEKKGADTPADKGKVLFAQKACASCHSIDGTKIVGPTMKGLYENKRKFVDGSEAKADENYLRESILVSSAKVVEGYPPAMPLFQGQLSDEEVEHLIEYIKTIK from the coding sequence ATGTCTTTGATCACAAGCTTTCCGGCAACCACATTCATGCCGATTCAAGCCACTGAAATTGCGAAAGAAGTAGATCTTCTCTACGCGTTTCTTCTTGTTTCTAGCTTGATTTCATTTGTCATTCTCATCGGTGGAATGACTTGGTTCTTAATCAAGTTCAAGAGGACTACCGACGAACAAAAGTCAGCTTACATCACTCACAACAATTTCGCAGAGTTTATGTGGTCTTTCATCCCATTGATCATATTGCTCGTGATTTTCTATTGGGGTATGGTGATCTTTGAAAAACTGAGAGTTCCCCCGACGGATGTTGCCGCAGAGATCCATGTGACAGCAGAGCAGTGGGCCTGGACTTATAAATACGCCAATGGTAAAGAGTTTTACAGCTCTGGAAATGACCCACTCATCGTACCAGCCGGCAAAGCAACCAAATTGGTTCTCACCTCCAAGGATGTGATCCACAGTTTCTATGTGCCTGCCTTCCGAACCAAACAAGACGCGGTTCCTGGGCGGTATTCCCAACTTTGGTTCCAACCCACACTTCCAGGTGAATTCATCGTTTTCTGTACAGAGTACTGTGGCACAAAACATTCGGGTATGATGATCAAGATCAAAGCACTACCAGCAGAGGAATACGCAGCTTGGTACCACGCAGAGAAAAAAGGCGCAGATACACCAGCTGACAAAGGAAAGGTTCTCTTTGCTCAGAAAGCTTGTGCCAGCTGCCACTCGATTGATGGAACCAAAATCGTTGGTCCTACTATGAAAGGTCTCTACGAAAACAAACGAAAGTTTGTGGATGGTTCCGAAGCAAAAGCAGACGAAAACTACTTACGTGAGTCCATTCTAGTATCCTCAGCCAAGGTTGTGGAAGGCTATCCACCAGCCATGCCACTGTTCCAAGGACAACTCAGTGATGAGGAAGTGGAACATCTAATTGAATACATAAAAACTATCAAATAA
- a CDS encoding STAS domain-containing protein, whose amino-acid sequence MIEEFKIRLGFENGGVLPVIHISGEITSEAEDEIVQSYDSIPADKKKRVILNFTDTSYINSAGIATLISLITKSSENQGKIEFAGLNNHFRKVMDIVGLTDFVLIHDSIESALSQS is encoded by the coding sequence ATGATTGAAGAATTCAAAATCCGACTCGGTTTTGAGAATGGGGGAGTGCTCCCAGTGATTCACATTTCTGGTGAAATCACATCCGAGGCAGAGGACGAAATTGTTCAATCCTATGACTCTATCCCCGCTGACAAAAAAAAGAGGGTTATCTTAAACTTCACCGATACCTCTTACATCAATTCGGCGGGCATTGCTACCTTGATCAGCCTCATCACAAAATCTTCCGAAAACCAAGGAAAGATTGAGTTTGCAGGTCTCAACAACCATTTTCGTAAGGTGATGGACATTGTCGGGCTTACCGATTTCGTTTTGATCCACGATTCTATTGAATCTGCCCTCTCCCAATCTTAA
- a CDS encoding PP2C family protein-serine/threonine phosphatase — protein MHLIQKISLALLCFFFFHCERPSLPPVAEKGLLDASHYFVQTQTPLDLTGDWQYYPNLIVFPSDVALINSLGNEQYFHVPGIWTKSFFEKGFVAGDGFATFRLKLIHNMRNSPLSLKIPEMETAFTLFAGNRIIARNGIVSSEERFSKPEYRPQIVDYVPEENSTEFVLQISNYHHRKGGPAQVIKIGNSEDIHALYDNEILKDMLLVGSILFMGIYHLFLFFYRRKDPHSFWFALACLLICLRVFVTGNKYLTTYFPSMPFEVQIKLSYLTFFLVPPIFVRYMFLMFRSVYPIWLYRFIFNTGVLISLLVVLTRSSFFTYFMIPYQLFTLFAAVASLVIISLSIRKRYPGSTLFLISFLLFVAAGINDVLVNNIIIVGPLLAHYGIFMMFLFQSISIARNFSLGFVEAETLARQVTQKNEELEGTKQELTILNERLEEKAKEKTFELQSKLDQINKDLKLAKSIVQSLTLIPELEPFLKISVLYKPLADVGGDIYFVKKIQDGYVRVFLCDATGHGLQAALYTMMIQSEFERLNLVATRPNDLLYYMNQHFYDKNAELRIYFPAVVVDFDFSQNLLKFAGAGTQNQIIHKQNGEIVVLENTGPIVGILEQFRFGITDVKFEAEDRLFLFTDGIFEELNEMDGTAALEELVDLIKETRDLPLENVTTYIKDGLFQKMQKTVWKDDVTCIVFEIGNFLFTSA, from the coding sequence TTGCATCTTATTCAGAAGATTTCACTCGCCTTACTTTGTTTCTTTTTTTTCCATTGCGAAAGGCCCTCTCTGCCGCCCGTGGCGGAAAAAGGACTCCTCGATGCTTCTCATTATTTCGTTCAAACCCAAACTCCCCTAGACCTAACAGGGGATTGGCAGTATTACCCAAATCTCATTGTGTTTCCAAGTGATGTGGCCTTGATCAATTCCTTGGGCAATGAACAGTACTTCCACGTCCCGGGGATTTGGACAAAGTCGTTTTTTGAAAAAGGATTCGTTGCAGGGGACGGCTTTGCCACATTTCGTCTAAAACTCATCCATAACATGAGAAATTCTCCACTCTCACTGAAAATCCCTGAAATGGAGACCGCATTTACACTGTTTGCTGGCAACCGCATTATTGCCCGGAACGGCATTGTTTCCTCCGAAGAAAGATTTTCAAAACCAGAGTATCGACCTCAAATTGTTGACTACGTGCCCGAGGAAAATAGCACAGAGTTTGTTTTGCAGATTTCCAATTACCACCATAGAAAAGGTGGTCCTGCCCAAGTTATCAAGATTGGAAATTCCGAAGACATACATGCGCTCTATGACAATGAAATCCTAAAAGATATGCTACTGGTTGGCAGTATCTTATTCATGGGGATTTACCATTTATTTTTATTTTTCTACAGAAGAAAGGATCCACATTCATTTTGGTTTGCTTTGGCTTGTTTGTTGATCTGTTTGCGTGTATTTGTGACAGGCAATAAATACCTCACAACTTATTTCCCATCAATGCCATTTGAGGTCCAAATCAAACTTAGTTACCTTACTTTCTTTTTAGTGCCACCCATTTTTGTTCGTTATATGTTTCTGATGTTTCGGTCCGTTTACCCTATTTGGTTATATCGTTTTATTTTCAATACTGGTGTGCTGATCTCTCTTTTAGTAGTTCTCACGCGATCTTCATTTTTCACTTATTTTATGATACCGTACCAATTGTTCACACTTTTTGCAGCGGTTGCATCTTTGGTCATCATAAGCTTGTCGATACGAAAAAGGTACCCAGGCTCCACTTTGTTTCTCATTAGCTTTTTACTCTTTGTTGCCGCAGGCATCAATGATGTTCTAGTCAATAATATCATCATAGTTGGTCCTTTACTTGCCCATTACGGTATCTTCATGATGTTTCTCTTTCAATCCATCTCTATCGCTAGAAATTTTTCCCTAGGATTTGTAGAAGCGGAAACTTTAGCAAGACAGGTGACTCAAAAGAACGAAGAGTTGGAAGGCACAAAACAAGAATTAACGATTTTAAATGAGCGCTTAGAAGAAAAAGCAAAAGAAAAAACATTTGAATTGCAATCCAAATTGGACCAAATCAACAAAGACCTTAAGTTAGCAAAAAGTATTGTGCAAAGCCTTACTCTCATCCCAGAGTTAGAACCTTTTCTTAAGATTTCTGTCCTTTACAAACCATTGGCTGACGTGGGTGGCGATATCTATTTTGTTAAAAAAATCCAAGATGGCTATGTCAGGGTTTTTCTCTGTGATGCGACAGGTCACGGATTGCAAGCTGCCCTATATACAATGATGATCCAATCTGAATTTGAAAGACTCAATTTAGTGGCGACTCGGCCTAACGATCTATTGTATTACATGAACCAACATTTCTATGATAAAAATGCAGAACTACGCATCTATTTCCCAGCAGTCGTTGTCGACTTTGACTTCTCCCAAAATCTACTAAAATTTGCAGGCGCAGGCACACAAAACCAAATCATCCACAAGCAAAACGGAGAGATCGTAGTTTTGGAAAATACAGGACCTATCGTTGGTATCTTGGAACAGTTTCGCTTTGGTATTACTGATGTGAAATTTGAAGCGGAGGATAGACTGTTTTTGTTTACGGATGGGATTTTTGAAGAGCTCAATGAGATGGATGGCACGGCCGCATTAGAGGAGTTAGTTGACTTGATCAAAGAAACAAGAGATCTACCTCTGGAGAACGTTACTACCTATATTAAGGATGGCTTGTTTCAAAAGATGCAGAAAACTGTTTGGAAAGACGATGTAACTTGCATCGTCTTTGAAATCGGCAATTTTCTCTTTACTTCTGCTTGA
- a CDS encoding SCO family protein, which yields MRSILPISGRKLVKLFLLCVASGHSLFAYDPHSNLTKDNVLPSELKQIGFSDVTGKAIDLEIPFQNEVGETVSLGSFLKKGKPILLSPVYFKCPTLCNYHMNGVFKTLKALDWSAGKEYIYIAVSIDARENKDISAPKKQAYMQDYGRKDSENGIHLLTGAQSSIDSLAKQLDFRYRWDEPSQQFIHASGVYVLTPQGKVSRIFQGIQFNERDLKFAFMEASEGKIGSFVDRFALFCFQFDPRKNKYTIYAYRIMQMGGGITLLLLASFLFINWRKFSKKYPQGVS from the coding sequence ATGAGATCTATCTTGCCGATCTCTGGTAGGAAGCTGGTCAAACTTTTCTTACTATGTGTCGCTTCTGGACATAGTCTATTCGCTTATGACCCGCATTCCAATCTAACAAAGGATAATGTGCTCCCGTCTGAACTCAAGCAGATTGGGTTTTCGGATGTGACAGGAAAGGCAATTGATTTAGAGATTCCGTTTCAAAATGAAGTAGGGGAGACAGTCAGCTTAGGTTCTTTTCTGAAGAAAGGAAAACCCATATTATTATCTCCTGTTTATTTCAAATGCCCCACCCTATGCAATTACCACATGAATGGTGTGTTCAAAACCTTAAAGGCTTTGGATTGGTCTGCCGGCAAGGAATACATATATATAGCCGTTTCTATTGACGCAAGAGAGAACAAAGATATCTCCGCTCCGAAAAAACAAGCTTACATGCAAGATTATGGAAGGAAAGATTCTGAGAATGGAATTCATTTACTTACCGGAGCCCAATCTTCTATTGATTCTTTGGCCAAACAGCTAGACTTTCGTTACCGTTGGGACGAGCCTTCCCAACAATTCATCCATGCGAGTGGTGTGTATGTCTTAACTCCCCAAGGTAAGGTTTCCCGAATCTTCCAAGGCATTCAATTCAACGAGAGAGATTTGAAATTTGCCTTCATGGAGGCAAGTGAGGGCAAGATAGGAAGTTTTGTAGACCGCTTTGCTTTATTTTGCTTTCAATTTGATCCCCGAAAAAATAAATATACGATATACGCATACAGAATAATGCAGATGGGTGGGGGAATCACACTCCTTTTGCTTGCATCGTTTTTATTCATTAACTGGCGAAAATTTTCAAAGAAATACCCACAAGGAGTCTCATAG
- a CDS encoding TPM domain-containing protein, with translation MAVLSKYFSDQDLAEIKEAVKQAESKTSGEIVPYFAEASHHYKEYAWQVAFLGGALGGFALFIQSQFVDSSWGEIPLIYAILYIWTGSLIGLVLGTALPILRKLFISNKMKSFYVNLRAKEAFLNEEVFRTKDRTGILIYISFFEKIVRVLPDVTISKIVPQSDWNEAVRLIIDGMKSGNKRAGIVASILFCGNLLTKYGVEIQKNDQNELSDEIRDGGTLL, from the coding sequence ATGGCAGTGTTATCTAAATATTTTTCAGACCAAGACCTCGCTGAGATCAAAGAAGCAGTCAAACAAGCAGAATCAAAAACATCCGGAGAAATCGTACCTTATTTTGCTGAGGCATCCCACCATTACAAAGAGTACGCTTGGCAGGTTGCGTTTTTGGGTGGCGCTTTAGGTGGCTTCGCTTTGTTTATCCAATCCCAATTCGTAGATTCCTCTTGGGGAGAAATTCCTTTAATATATGCCATTCTCTATATTTGGACAGGGTCGTTGATCGGTTTGGTGCTTGGAACTGCATTGCCTATATTGAGAAAACTTTTTATCAGCAATAAAATGAAATCCTTTTATGTAAACTTAAGGGCAAAAGAAGCATTTTTGAATGAAGAGGTTTTCCGAACCAAAGATAGAACAGGCATCCTTATCTATATTTCTTTTTTTGAAAAGATCGTACGCGTTTTACCTGATGTAACAATCTCAAAGATTGTACCTCAATCCGATTGGAATGAAGCAGTTCGATTGATAATAGACGGTATGAAATCAGGAAATAAAAGAGCAGGGATTGTCGCATCTATTTTGTTTTGTGGTAATTTGTTAACCAAATATGGTGTTGAAATCCAAAAAAATGACCAAAATGAACTTTCCGACGAAATTCGGGATGGTGGTACTTTACTGTAA
- a CDS encoding citrate/2-methylcitrate synthase, which yields MSQVEIHINGKSYQFPIVVGTDGKEGVDISEFYKKTGLVTIDPGLFNTALGLSKVSRRDPEKGELTYRGYDIGELAHQSTFVETSYLLIYGNLPNKQELSDFSGRLSKHSMIHEDMLNLFDGFPGVANPLAVLSVMVTSLSSYYQEDYEEKLDMGVDLIARLLAKVRTIAAFTYKHAVGHPFVYPLDQNPYCTNFLHMMHSVPAKRYEVPEEFDRLLNQIWILHADHEQNVSNTAVQVVGSTKANLFACISAGIMAQWGAREGGRPTAAIELMEDIIKSRTSVVDYFERFKRGEVKLHSNGFGQKAYDAVSPRAKVARGIIHDFYRNRKLDQIEETALKIDEVVWNDQYFIDHLLYPNLEYYSGLVFHTLGIPKTMFSVMQVIGRLPGWLAHWKEQRKKGDFSKVRPKQIYVGENQRKYVPVQSRL from the coding sequence ATGAGCCAGGTGGAAATCCACATCAACGGAAAGTCGTATCAGTTTCCCATCGTCGTAGGGACAGATGGAAAAGAAGGCGTAGATATCTCTGAATTTTACAAAAAAACAGGTCTAGTGACCATTGACCCAGGTCTTTTTAATACCGCACTAGGTCTGTCTAAGGTCTCAAGACGAGACCCAGAAAAGGGAGAGTTGACCTATCGAGGTTATGATATCGGTGAATTGGCGCACCAATCTACATTTGTAGAAACTTCCTATTTGCTCATTTATGGTAATTTACCCAATAAACAAGAGTTATCTGATTTTTCTGGTCGCCTATCAAAGCATTCTATGATCCACGAAGATATGTTAAATCTCTTTGATGGCTTTCCTGGAGTTGCCAATCCACTTGCCGTACTTTCTGTCATGGTAACATCACTTTCCAGCTACTACCAAGAAGACTACGAAGAAAAATTAGACATGGGAGTTGATCTCATTGCTCGGCTCCTTGCGAAAGTAAGAACGATCGCAGCCTTTACCTACAAACATGCTGTCGGCCATCCCTTTGTTTACCCTCTCGACCAAAATCCATATTGCACAAATTTCCTACATATGATGCATTCTGTACCCGCCAAACGTTATGAGGTACCAGAAGAGTTTGATCGGCTTTTGAATCAAATCTGGATTTTACATGCTGACCACGAACAAAATGTCTCCAATACAGCGGTCCAAGTCGTTGGTTCCACCAAAGCAAATCTTTTCGCTTGTATCTCTGCAGGTATCATGGCCCAATGGGGAGCTCGAGAAGGTGGTCGTCCAACTGCCGCCATTGAGCTAATGGAAGATATCATCAAGTCCAGAACTTCTGTGGTAGATTACTTTGAACGCTTTAAAAGAGGAGAGGTGAAACTCCATTCCAATGGTTTTGGACAAAAAGCGTACGATGCGGTCAGTCCGAGGGCAAAGGTGGCTCGTGGGATCATACACGATTTCTATCGCAACCGAAAGTTAGACCAGATAGAAGAAACTGCGCTAAAAATTGATGAAGTTGTTTGGAATGATCAATATTTTATTGATCATCTCCTCTATCCGAATTTAGAATACTATTCTGGCCTTGTGTTTCATACACTAGGGATTCCGAAAACTATGTTTTCTGTGATGCAAGTCATAGGGAGACTACCTGGCTGGCTTGCTCATTGGAAAGAGCAGAGGAAAAAGGGCGACTTTAGCAAAGTAAGGCCCAAGCAGATTTACGTTGGTGAAAACCAGCGGAAGTATGTGCCAGTGCAGAGTCGTTTGTAA
- a CDS encoding TIGR01777 family oxidoreductase — translation MKIGILGGTGLIGTEIIRTGSAKGNSFRLFSRRDTVPPALQGIANLDLVTCTIPSSQQLEGLDALINLVGEPIAGVRWTEERKELIRTSRVEFTRGLVARIKDCKNPPSILLQSSAVGYYGMNPFRHPAYSEEQPAGEDFLAKICVDWERETDALSDRGIRVIKLRTGIVLSLKGGALEKMLPPFQMGVGGMIASGEQGMSWIHISDFVAATFYLLQRKSASGAFNIVAPNPTSNAEFSKTLAEVLFRPSFFKIPAFAIQALYGEGAQVVTLGQYVVPSHLTKEGYEFQFQNLKQALQNLLGKS, via the coding sequence ATGAAGATAGGGATTCTCGGCGGTACAGGTCTGATTGGGACTGAAATCATTAGAACAGGAAGTGCAAAAGGAAACAGCTTTCGTTTGTTCTCGAGGCGCGATACAGTGCCTCCAGCTTTACAAGGCATTGCCAACCTAGACTTAGTGACTTGTACAATACCCAGTTCGCAACAATTAGAAGGCCTCGATGCTTTGATCAATCTGGTTGGAGAGCCCATAGCAGGCGTCAGGTGGACAGAGGAAAGAAAAGAACTTATCCGTACCTCTAGAGTTGAGTTCACTAGGGGATTGGTTGCAAGGATCAAAGATTGCAAAAATCCACCCTCCATACTCTTACAATCTTCCGCCGTGGGTTATTATGGAATGAACCCGTTTCGTCACCCAGCTTACAGCGAAGAACAGCCCGCAGGTGAGGATTTTTTGGCAAAGATTTGTGTCGATTGGGAAAGAGAAACAGATGCTTTGAGTGATCGTGGGATTCGGGTGATCAAATTAAGAACTGGAATCGTTCTATCCCTGAAAGGAGGAGCTCTCGAAAAGATGTTGCCTCCCTTCCAAATGGGAGTAGGGGGAATGATTGCCTCAGGGGAACAAGGGATGAGTTGGATCCATATTTCAGACTTTGTTGCGGCTACCTTCTATTTGCTCCAAAGGAAATCAGCATCGGGAGCATTCAACATCGTGGCACCAAATCCAACGAGCAATGCAGAATTTTCTAAAACCTTAGCGGAAGTTCTCTTTCGGCCATCTTTTTTCAAGATCCCTGCCTTCGCCATACAAGCTTTATATGGTGAAGGGGCACAGGTGGTCACCTTAGGCCAGTATGTGGTACCATCCCATTTGACCAAGGAAGGTTATGAGTTTCAGTTTCAAAATTTAAAGCAAGCTCTTCAAAATCTTTTAGGCAAATCATGA